The following coding sequences lie in one bacterium genomic window:
- a CDS encoding sigma-70 family RNA polymerase sigma factor translates to MDNKPFAAHTDEELIAAFQDENQAAFDEIVRRYRDPLYNFVVRLLGDTLFSEDIVQETFVRVYRNKHRYHQVAKFSTWIYTIASNLAKTELRRRKVRNFFSISSKGNDERDYDIIDQHADVERDVDGKVRTEIILRAIEKLPYHFKEAVLLRDVQDLSYEEISDVLKVPLGTVKSRVNRGRTRLQEALKFLENEESDRG, encoded by the coding sequence ATGGACAACAAGCCGTTCGCAGCACATACCGACGAAGAGCTGATCGCCGCGTTCCAAGATGAGAACCAGGCTGCCTTCGATGAGATAGTTCGTCGCTATCGAGATCCGCTCTATAACTTTGTGGTCCGGCTGTTAGGGGATACACTCTTCAGCGAGGACATTGTTCAAGAGACCTTTGTCAGGGTCTACCGGAACAAGCACCGGTATCATCAGGTGGCCAAATTTTCCACGTGGATCTATACGATCGCGTCGAATCTTGCCAAGACCGAATTGCGGCGGCGCAAAGTGCGGAATTTCTTTTCCATCAGTTCCAAGGGCAATGATGAGCGTGACTACGACATCATTGATCAGCATGCGGACGTAGAGAGGGACGTGGACGGCAAAGTGCGCACGGAGATAATCCTGCGGGCGATCGAGAAACTGCCGTACCACTTCAAGGAAGCCGTCTTGCTCAGAGACGTGCAGGATCTGTCCTACGAAGAGATATCAGATGTACTTAAAGTGCCGTTGGGCACCGTTAAATCACGGGTCAATAGAGGGAGAACCCGCTTGCAAGAAGCTTTAAAGTTTTTGGAGAATGAGGAGTCAGATCGTGGTTAG
- the holA gene encoding DNA polymerase III subunit delta: protein MSSVKWLADSIPTFRRLAKAVEEGHSFPVVLLGGTEEFLLSEAKDLVCRHLLREASADFDYFEAEAAALDSKDLNSQLSALPMFGKRRVVVLVDPDGLKRQRESADNEAKQQLLKRYVASPSPTSSLILIQPLERKPGKFELERLQADANSYWFFELRSDELAKFVRNFVASAGKSIAGPAVDYLIENSLAQLRDLKAKLEHLILFAGEAAEITPEMAMRVTGVTAEVEIFGFEDALLEGNASRVLADARELMDKGMAPLELLGRLRLLTQKVWLCGGMAARRLPDDDFKRLLGGQVFKKNSFIQASRRIGDARMQELMLNLLQIELHLKSKSSDVRSLILEWLWNACSQKSSGTLGTKVNQQEFVK from the coding sequence GTGAGCAGTGTGAAGTGGTTAGCTGACTCCATCCCGACGTTTCGCCGTCTTGCCAAGGCGGTCGAAGAAGGGCATTCGTTCCCTGTGGTGCTGCTTGGGGGGACAGAGGAATTCTTGCTAAGTGAGGCGAAAGACCTTGTGTGCAGGCACCTCTTGCGTGAGGCGAGCGCGGATTTTGACTATTTTGAGGCGGAGGCTGCGGCGCTCGATTCGAAAGATCTGAATTCGCAACTGTCTGCGCTCCCGATGTTCGGGAAGCGGAGAGTCGTTGTTCTTGTCGATCCGGACGGTTTGAAGAGGCAGCGTGAATCGGCGGACAATGAGGCAAAACAGCAGTTGCTTAAGCGGTATGTTGCGAGTCCTTCACCGACGAGCAGTCTGATTCTGATTCAGCCGTTGGAGCGCAAGCCCGGGAAGTTTGAATTGGAAAGATTGCAGGCGGATGCGAATAGTTATTGGTTCTTTGAATTGCGGAGTGATGAACTTGCCAAGTTTGTTCGCAACTTTGTGGCGTCTGCCGGCAAATCGATCGCCGGACCCGCAGTAGATTACTTGATCGAGAACTCATTGGCTCAGCTGCGCGACCTTAAAGCAAAGCTTGAACATCTCATTTTGTTCGCGGGGGAGGCTGCTGAGATCACGCCGGAGATGGCTATGAGGGTAACCGGAGTTACAGCGGAGGTGGAGATTTTCGGGTTTGAGGACGCATTATTGGAGGGAAATGCCTCTCGAGTTTTGGCCGATGCTCGTGAATTAATGGACAAAGGGATGGCACCGTTGGAATTGCTGGGTCGGTTACGATTGTTGACTCAAAAAGTCTGGTTATGCGGTGGGATGGCCGCGCGCAGGCTGCCAGATGATGACTTCAAGCGATTGCTTGGCGGCCAAGTGTTTAAGAAAAATAGTTTTATACAAGCGTCTCGTCGAATCGGGGACGCTCGAATGCAAGAGTTGATGTTGAATTTGCTTCAAATCGAATTGCACCTGAAGTCAAAGTCGTCTGATGTTAGGTCTTTAATCTTGGAATGGTTATGGAATGCGTGTTCTCAAAAAAGTTCGGGAACACTTGGAACCAAGGTCAATCAGCAGGAGTTTGTCAAGTAA
- a CDS encoding gamma-glutamyl-gamma-aminobutyrate hydrolase family protein has product MKKFGQTVPVIGISPGYAGPDLKRNFAPAGRIIFSDLNYVEGVAKAGGLPLLIGYTSERDQLERYADHLDGVVLIGGVDIHPSRYGQEPEATEQVPVPERDEFELRFLEVFWEREKPIFAICRGFQLVNIAFGGSLVQDIPSHIGPVHHLQTPGSTSIAHSVRLEEGSLLHSILGETSIDVNSFHHQTVEKLGQGLRAVGWSEEGLIEVFEHETHPYLLSVQWHPERMRDSEQQESLFQHFVSACAREQCEVVS; this is encoded by the coding sequence GTGAAAAAGTTTGGACAGACGGTGCCGGTGATTGGAATATCTCCGGGCTATGCGGGACCCGACTTGAAGCGAAACTTCGCTCCGGCGGGCCGCATTATTTTCAGTGATTTGAACTACGTTGAAGGGGTGGCCAAGGCAGGTGGTTTGCCGCTCCTGATCGGATATACAAGTGAGCGCGATCAATTGGAACGGTATGCAGATCACCTTGATGGTGTGGTACTGATCGGCGGCGTGGATATCCATCCGTCACGATACGGGCAGGAACCTGAGGCTACCGAACAGGTTCCCGTGCCGGAACGTGATGAGTTTGAGCTGCGGTTTCTTGAGGTGTTTTGGGAGCGAGAGAAGCCGATCTTTGCGATTTGTCGCGGCTTTCAACTTGTGAACATCGCCTTCGGTGGTTCGCTTGTGCAGGATATACCGTCGCACATCGGACCGGTGCATCACCTGCAAACACCCGGTTCTACCAGCATAGCTCATTCGGTTCGCCTCGAAGAAGGTTCGCTTCTGCATAGTATTCTCGGTGAGACCTCGATTGACGTGAATAGCTTTCACCATCAAACTGTTGAGAAACTCGGTCAGGGCCTGAGAGCTGTCGGGTGGTCTGAAGAGGGACTAATCGAAGTCTTTGAGCACGAGACGCATCCTTACCTGCTTTCTGTTCAATGGCACCCTGAACGCATGCGCGACTCGGAACAGCAAGAGTCATTATTCCAACATTTCGTCAGTGCATGTGCGCGTGAGCAGTGTGAAGTGGTTAGCTGA
- the uppP gene encoding undecaprenyl-diphosphatase UppP has protein sequence MQLWEAIVLGIVQGLTEFLPVSSSGHLVVTQNVLGLREPQLTFDIMVHLGTLAAVLIYYRKRLFEIIANLFGAKRGEAFRVVMLLVIATLPAVVFGLAFKDAIEHVFGSPFFVALMWMAFGLLAIVSARWTTGTRSFESMGYGEALFIGCAQAIAILPGVSRSGSTIIAGMIRKVRPASAADFSFLMAIPAIAGAAVLHLKDTSMSGVFTDPVMLAGGASAFLVGYAAIAWLLRLLGRGIIRPFGIYCVVVSVITLVLLFVTGN, from the coding sequence GTGCAGCTCTGGGAAGCGATTGTGCTGGGGATAGTGCAGGGACTCACCGAGTTTCTGCCGGTATCCAGTTCTGGTCATCTTGTTGTCACGCAAAATGTGCTCGGCTTGCGAGAGCCACAGCTGACTTTTGACATTATGGTTCATCTCGGGACGCTGGCTGCGGTCCTGATCTATTATCGAAAGCGACTCTTTGAGATAATCGCAAATCTGTTCGGGGCGAAACGCGGCGAGGCATTCCGCGTTGTAATGTTGCTCGTCATCGCGACGCTTCCCGCCGTTGTATTTGGGCTTGCCTTCAAGGACGCGATTGAACATGTGTTTGGAAGTCCATTCTTTGTTGCTCTGATGTGGATGGCCTTCGGCCTCCTGGCTATCGTCAGCGCACGCTGGACGACAGGAACGCGATCTTTTGAGAGTATGGGTTACGGCGAGGCGCTGTTCATCGGTTGTGCTCAGGCGATTGCAATTCTGCCGGGCGTGTCTCGTTCCGGATCAACGATCATCGCCGGCATGATTCGCAAAGTGCGACCCGCCTCCGCAGCCGATTTCTCATTTCTCATGGCGATTCCGGCAATCGCCGGTGCAGCTGTCCTTCATCTGAAGGACACTTCTATGTCGGGTGTGTTTACGGATCCGGTCATGCTCGCCGGCGGGGCAAGCGCATTCCTTGTAGGATATGCCGCGATTGCTTGGCTATTGCGACTGCTCGGGCGAGGAATAATTCGACCTTTTGGTATCTACTGTGTTGTTGTCTCGGTCATCACGCTTGTTCTGCTTTTTGTGACCGGTAATTGA
- the glmS gene encoding glutamine--fructose-6-phosphate transaminase (isomerizing), with the protein MCGIIGYCGPRDVVPLLIAGLKRMEYRGYDSAGIAVNDGSLRIVKDAGKVSNLEQLVRDAAVKGHSGIGHTRWATHGAPNQVNAHPHTDESASIALAHNGIIENYSSLRQELIRSGHAFASDTDTETIAHLIEELYEGDFPRAVQKALRLIRGTYGLAIVSRHHPGMVIAARMGSPMVIGHGHGENFVASDPAAFLSMTREATYLEDGEIAVLTPDKVEYRTLSDEPIDKKLEQITYDIAAIEKGGFAHFMLKEICEQPQTVADSMRGRLLIEEGAVKFGGMAQAKEILSEAKRVIFLGCGTSWHAGLVGEYLFEELAGIPVEVEYSSEFRYRSPILEPGTIVFAISQSGETADTLAAIREAKRHGAPVFGICNVVGSAIARETDAGVFLHAGPEIGVASTKAFTSQITVLFMLALQMGRSRRVGAGRGRELVQQLKDIPQKISRILASREKIETIAHRYRDSNNFLYLGRGLNFPVALEGALKLKEISYVHAEGYPAAEMKHGPIALIDRDMPVVFIATHDGTYEKVISNIEEVRARGGRVLAIATEGDTEIVKRVDEVVYVPETDALLTPLLTVVPLQLLAYYMAVHRGCDVDQPRNLAKSVTVE; encoded by the coding sequence ATGTGTGGAATAATCGGATATTGCGGTCCTCGCGACGTCGTGCCTTTGCTCATCGCCGGGCTTAAACGCATGGAGTATCGCGGCTACGACTCGGCGGGAATTGCCGTCAATGACGGGTCATTGCGCATTGTCAAGGATGCCGGTAAAGTCTCAAACTTGGAACAACTCGTACGTGACGCGGCTGTCAAAGGGCACAGCGGTATCGGACACACACGCTGGGCCACGCACGGGGCACCCAACCAAGTCAACGCTCATCCGCACACGGACGAATCCGCCTCCATTGCGCTTGCGCACAATGGTATCATTGAGAACTACTCTTCTCTTCGGCAGGAGTTGATTCGGAGTGGCCATGCGTTTGCCAGTGACACGGATACGGAAACGATTGCGCATCTGATTGAAGAGCTTTACGAGGGGGATTTTCCGCGCGCCGTGCAAAAGGCTTTGCGACTGATTCGGGGAACCTACGGGCTTGCGATTGTCAGCCGCCACCATCCCGGAATGGTAATCGCCGCGCGGATGGGCTCGCCGATGGTGATCGGTCACGGTCACGGTGAGAATTTTGTCGCGTCCGACCCTGCGGCTTTCCTAAGCATGACTCGCGAAGCGACGTATCTGGAAGACGGCGAGATTGCCGTGCTGACACCAGACAAAGTCGAGTATCGCACGTTGTCCGATGAGCCAATCGACAAGAAGCTCGAGCAGATTACATATGATATCGCGGCCATCGAAAAAGGCGGTTTTGCGCATTTTATGCTCAAGGAAATTTGCGAGCAGCCGCAAACTGTGGCAGACTCCATGCGTGGCCGACTCTTGATAGAAGAAGGTGCCGTCAAGTTTGGTGGAATGGCCCAAGCGAAAGAGATACTTAGTGAAGCAAAGCGAGTTATCTTTCTTGGATGCGGGACCAGCTGGCATGCCGGTTTGGTTGGCGAGTATCTCTTCGAAGAACTTGCAGGCATCCCTGTAGAAGTCGAGTACTCGTCTGAGTTCCGCTATCGCTCGCCGATTCTGGAGCCGGGAACGATCGTGTTTGCGATTTCTCAATCCGGTGAAACCGCGGATACCCTTGCCGCGATTCGGGAGGCAAAGCGGCACGGCGCTCCGGTATTCGGAATTTGTAACGTTGTGGGATCAGCGATCGCGCGTGAAACGGATGCCGGAGTGTTTCTTCATGCCGGCCCTGAAATTGGCGTCGCTTCGACGAAAGCGTTTACGTCGCAGATTACGGTGCTATTCATGCTCGCCCTGCAAATGGGCCGGAGTCGACGCGTCGGAGCGGGCCGTGGACGCGAACTTGTGCAGCAATTGAAGGACATTCCGCAGAAGATTTCACGGATACTGGCCTCGCGCGAAAAGATTGAAACCATTGCGCACCGTTACCGCGACAGCAATAATTTTCTTTACCTCGGTCGCGGCTTGAACTTTCCAGTTGCGTTAGAGGGTGCTCTGAAACTCAAGGAAATCTCCTACGTCCACGCAGAGGGCTACCCCGCCGCCGAGATGAAGCACGGCCCCATCGCCCTCATTGATCGCGATATGCCGGTTGTGTTCATTGCGACGCACGACGGAACATACGAAAAAGTCATTTCCAATATTGAGGAAGTGCGCGCACGTGGCGGACGGGTTCTGGCCATCGCGACAGAAGGCGATACGGAGATCGTCAAGCGGGTGGATGAAGTCGTCTATGTCCCGGAGACTGACGCGCTTCTCACACCGCTCCTGACAGTCGTGCCGCTGCAATTGCTGGCCTACTACATGGCAGTGCATCGGGGCTGCGACGTAGATCAACCGCGAAACCTTGCGAAAAGCGTCACGGTGGAATAA
- the guaA gene encoding glutamine-hydrolyzing GMP synthase — protein sequence MKHAERIAILDFGGQTTQLIARRLREQGVYCEILPFNASPDEIATPETKGIVFSGGPASVHAPGSPHPTKEVYNLKLPIFGICYGMQLLGEHFGSPVVKGSSGEFGPALVEFTEQSRWLRDVELPMKVWMSHGDHIEEVRGPLQLAGKSEGGLVAAVRMNDDSAFGVQFHPEVTHTPDGGKLLRNFAYDVCGCLGGWSMESFIDDAVAEIRSVVGTRKVLCALSGGLDSAVTAMLLNRAIPGQVLCFYVDTGLGRLGEREQIEATFRSHGHLALEVIDASDRFFGALAGITEPELKRKTIGRLFIDVFQEEAARHPEVDFLAQGTLYPDVIESVSVKGPSATIKSHHNVGGLPDTLRLRLIEPLRELFKDEARKLGELLGLPRAITHRHPFPGPGLAVRVLGEVTRERCDILREADAIFMHELRTADWYDKTRQAFAVLLPVKTVGVMGDERTYENVCVLRAVNTDDFMTADFTRLPYELLGRASSRIINEVRGINRVAYDVSTKPPATVEWE from the coding sequence ATGAAGCACGCTGAGCGCATCGCGATCCTCGATTTTGGAGGTCAGACCACACAATTGATAGCGCGCCGTCTCCGCGAGCAGGGGGTATACTGCGAAATCCTCCCGTTCAACGCGTCGCCAGACGAAATTGCGACACCTGAGACCAAGGGCATCGTCTTTTCCGGTGGACCCGCCAGTGTTCATGCTCCGGGTTCGCCGCATCCCACTAAAGAAGTTTATAACTTGAAGCTGCCCATTTTCGGAATTTGCTACGGCATGCAGCTACTCGGAGAACACTTTGGGAGTCCTGTTGTCAAAGGAAGCTCCGGTGAATTCGGTCCGGCTTTGGTAGAGTTCACTGAACAGTCACGCTGGCTTCGCGATGTAGAGCTGCCTATGAAGGTGTGGATGAGTCACGGTGACCACATCGAAGAAGTTCGCGGCCCGCTGCAATTGGCGGGCAAGAGCGAAGGAGGATTGGTTGCGGCGGTGCGGATGAACGATGACTCGGCTTTCGGAGTCCAGTTTCATCCCGAAGTCACGCACACGCCCGATGGCGGCAAGCTGTTGCGCAATTTTGCCTACGATGTTTGCGGCTGTCTGGGTGGATGGAGCATGGAATCGTTCATTGATGATGCGGTCGCCGAGATTCGGTCTGTCGTAGGAACTCGGAAAGTCCTTTGCGCACTTTCCGGAGGTCTGGATTCTGCTGTTACAGCGATGCTGCTAAATCGCGCGATTCCCGGTCAGGTGCTGTGCTTTTATGTGGACACTGGGCTTGGCCGATTGGGAGAGCGCGAGCAGATCGAAGCCACATTTCGCAGTCATGGTCATCTTGCTCTGGAGGTGATTGATGCGTCGGACCGCTTCTTTGGAGCTTTAGCCGGAATCACAGAACCTGAGCTGAAACGCAAGACGATAGGACGGCTGTTCATTGACGTGTTTCAAGAGGAGGCGGCGCGCCATCCAGAAGTGGATTTCCTTGCCCAAGGGACACTATATCCTGACGTGATTGAGAGTGTCTCTGTCAAAGGGCCGTCGGCCACCATCAAATCGCATCACAATGTCGGAGGGCTGCCGGATACTTTGCGGCTGAGATTGATTGAGCCGTTGCGCGAATTGTTCAAGGATGAAGCTCGCAAACTTGGTGAACTTCTCGGATTACCCAGAGCCATTACGCACAGACATCCGTTTCCCGGGCCTGGTCTTGCAGTTAGAGTTTTGGGTGAAGTGACACGCGAGCGCTGCGATATCTTGCGCGAAGCAGATGCCATTTTCATGCACGAGCTGCGCACGGCGGACTGGTACGATAAAACCCGTCAGGCTTTTGCTGTGTTGCTGCCGGTCAAGACCGTGGGTGTAATGGGCGACGAACGCACATATGAGAACGTGTGTGTCCTGCGAGCGGTCAACACGGATGACTTTATGACTGCGGACTTCACGCGTCTTCCCTACGAGTTACTTGGTCGAGCGTCTTCGCGAATTATCAACGAAGTGCGCGGCATCAACCGTGTCGCTTATGACGTCAGTACGAAACCTCCGGCAACTGTGGAGTGGGAATAG
- the surE gene encoding 5'/3'-nucleotidase SurE produces the protein MIILISNDDGIQSGGLHALVRAVADLGQVWVVAPDREQSAVGHSITISEPIRYVDFELEGAFRTFAVNGSPADCVKLALSELLPESPALVLSGINRGENTGISVIYSGTVSAATEGAINGIPAAAISVDSFTPTDYQASATIAKRTAELILSKGLPEGTLLNVNVPALPLNEIMGTRVVRQGKGRFKETFLKRNDQRGRIYYWMDGHKLPLQETDTDGIAIAQGYVAITPIHFDLTHHEFLPELSCWANEYNKIIP, from the coding sequence GTGATCATCTTGATTTCGAATGACGACGGCATTCAATCCGGCGGTCTGCACGCGCTTGTGCGGGCCGTCGCTGACTTAGGGCAGGTTTGGGTCGTCGCTCCGGATCGCGAGCAATCCGCAGTCGGGCACTCCATTACAATTTCCGAGCCGATTCGCTATGTTGATTTTGAGTTGGAAGGAGCCTTTAGGACGTTCGCCGTCAACGGAAGCCCGGCAGATTGCGTGAAACTTGCGCTCTCTGAACTCTTGCCGGAATCTCCGGCCTTGGTACTTTCAGGCATCAATCGCGGTGAGAATACGGGGATATCCGTTATATACTCGGGGACGGTTTCTGCTGCAACGGAAGGTGCAATCAACGGTATACCTGCGGCGGCGATCTCAGTGGACTCGTTTACGCCCACTGACTACCAAGCCTCCGCCACGATCGCCAAAAGAACTGCGGAACTCATTTTGTCGAAGGGACTTCCTGAAGGAACGTTGTTGAATGTCAATGTTCCCGCTCTCCCGCTGAATGAGATCATGGGCACACGTGTTGTTCGGCAAGGTAAAGGGAGGTTCAAAGAGACTTTCTTGAAGAGGAATGACCAGCGCGGACGCATCTATTATTGGATGGACGGACACAAGCTACCTTTACAGGAGACGGATACCGACGGTATTGCCATTGCGCAGGGATATGTCGCAATCACGCCGATTCACTTCGATTTGACACACCATGAGTTTCTTCCGGAACTTTCGTGCTGGGCGAACGAGTATAATAAGATTATCCCATGA
- the accD gene encoding acetyl-CoA carboxylase, carboxyltransferase subunit beta codes for MALEWFRREKGPIVPGQKKTTQDSLWVKCESCGEIVFKRELEKLQLVCPKCSFHFAMPAESYIALLADEGTWQESDHTLHPQDPLQFKDSKKYSERVTASIKATGKYDAITIGSCSLSGFPVELGIMEFAFMGGSVGSVVGEKIARAVDRAIAERRALILVSRSGGMRMQEGMISLMQMAKTSVKLTQLGDAGLPYISVITNPTTGGTTASFSMLGDIIIAEPGALIGFAGPRVIKQTIGQDLPPGFQRSEFLLEKGFLDRIVNRQALKPTIALVLKAFMHAEAAHT; via the coding sequence ATGGCGCTTGAGTGGTTTCGCAGGGAAAAGGGTCCGATCGTTCCCGGACAAAAGAAGACGACGCAGGATTCGCTGTGGGTGAAATGCGAGAGCTGCGGCGAAATCGTCTTCAAGCGTGAGCTTGAAAAACTACAGCTCGTTTGTCCTAAGTGCTCGTTCCACTTCGCCATGCCGGCGGAGTCCTACATCGCACTGCTCGCCGACGAAGGCACCTGGCAGGAGAGCGATCACACGCTGCATCCGCAGGATCCTCTGCAATTCAAAGACTCCAAGAAATACAGCGAACGCGTCACAGCATCCATCAAAGCGACTGGGAAGTATGATGCGATCACGATCGGATCCTGCTCGCTGAGCGGATTTCCCGTGGAGCTTGGGATCATGGAATTCGCCTTCATGGGAGGCAGTGTCGGCAGCGTAGTGGGCGAGAAGATCGCTCGCGCTGTGGATCGCGCGATAGCCGAACGACGTGCTCTGATTCTTGTCTCTCGCTCAGGCGGCATGCGGATGCAGGAGGGGATGATCTCCCTCATGCAAATGGCGAAGACCAGCGTGAAACTGACGCAACTTGGCGACGCGGGGCTTCCGTATATTTCCGTGATCACGAATCCGACAACTGGTGGGACAACCGCCAGCTTCTCCATGCTGGGCGACATAATCATTGCGGAGCCTGGCGCGCTCATCGGATTTGCCGGTCCGAGAGTCATCAAGCAAACCATCGGGCAGGACCTGCCGCCCGGTTTTCAACGAAGCGAGTTCTTACTCGAAAAGGGTTTCCTCGACAGAATTGTGAATCGACAGGCTCTAAAACCAACTATCGCGCTGGTTCTCAAGGCATTCATGCATGCGGAAGCCGCCCACACGTGA
- the rimI gene encoding ribosomal protein S18-alanine N-acetyltransferase → MSDQISLKIAELTADHLHHVLAIEREAFRDPWSLSAFRNFIVLYRTSWVALNEGQIAGYIVTQWVLDEVHILNVAVDKTVRRKGIASALLDFLFERAAKQKMSDVYLEVRESNEAARALYGRYGFAELGIRKSYYHDGENALVMRRRVRKSDRPDEA, encoded by the coding sequence ATGTCCGACCAGATTAGTCTCAAGATTGCCGAGCTGACCGCCGATCATTTGCACCACGTGCTTGCGATTGAGCGTGAGGCCTTTCGCGATCCGTGGTCACTGTCCGCTTTCCGGAATTTCATTGTGCTTTACCGCACAAGCTGGGTTGCTCTGAATGAAGGGCAAATTGCCGGATACATCGTCACACAGTGGGTGCTTGACGAGGTTCACATTCTGAATGTCGCGGTGGACAAGACCGTGCGCCGAAAGGGAATCGCGTCGGCGTTGCTCGACTTCCTGTTTGAGCGGGCCGCCAAACAGAAGATGTCTGATGTTTACCTTGAAGTCCGCGAATCGAATGAAGCTGCGCGGGCTTTGTATGGCCGCTACGGATTTGCCGAACTCGGTATTCGCAAGAGTTACTATCATGATGGCGAGAATGCGCTGGTGATGCGCCGGCGAGTTCGAAAGAGTGATCGTCCCGATGAAGCGTAA
- the folP gene encoding dihydropteroate synthase yields the protein MAGPKTRAFRHRRGSLELGAHTHLMGIVNVTPDSFSDGGKFLQAEAAFQHALRLAAEGARIIDLGAESTRPGSLGTSDEIQLERLLPVLDLLHGQTNSIISIDTKSAKVARECLVAGADMINDVSGLAEDDAIAEVCSEFGAGLVLMHMRGQPQNMQSDLSYQDVLGEVREFLADAVERAVSRGVARESILVDPGLGFGKSFEQNHLLLGNLGDLQLLAAGVLIGPSRKAFTGEFSNRAPDKRQFSTAAAVAIAALHGADVIRVHDVAEMREVVQLCDRFMDVNDVRPD from the coding sequence ATGGCCGGACCTAAGACCCGCGCCTTTCGGCACCGCCGTGGCAGTCTTGAGCTTGGTGCGCATACGCACCTGATGGGAATCGTGAATGTCACACCGGATTCCTTCTCTGACGGCGGAAAGTTTCTGCAGGCAGAAGCCGCATTTCAGCATGCGTTGCGGCTCGCCGCGGAAGGTGCACGAATCATTGACCTCGGCGCGGAATCCACACGCCCGGGCAGTCTTGGCACTTCGGATGAGATTCAACTGGAGCGCTTGCTGCCTGTGCTTGATCTGTTACACGGACAGACGAATAGTATTATTTCCATAGACACGAAATCCGCGAAGGTTGCACGCGAGTGTTTGGTGGCCGGTGCGGATATGATAAATGACGTGTCCGGCTTGGCGGAAGACGATGCGATTGCAGAAGTGTGCTCCGAGTTTGGCGCCGGGTTGGTTCTGATGCATATGCGCGGGCAGCCCCAAAACATGCAATCCGACCTGAGTTACCAAGATGTTCTGGGAGAAGTTCGGGAGTTTCTGGCCGACGCGGTCGAGCGTGCTGTGAGTCGCGGCGTTGCGCGCGAGAGCATTCTGGTCGACCCCGGACTCGGTTTTGGTAAGAGCTTTGAGCAGAATCACTTGTTGCTCGGAAACCTCGGAGACCTTCAATTACTTGCCGCAGGTGTGCTGATCGGACCGTCGCGCAAAGCGTTCACGGGCGAGTTCTCGAATCGTGCTCCCGACAAAAGGCAATTCTCAACGGCCGCAGCCGTTGCCATCGCGGCGCTGCACGGAGCAGACGTGATTCGAGTCCACGACGTTGCGGAAATGAGGGAAGTGGTTCAATTGTGCGACCGCTTCATGGATGTCAACGATGTCCGACCAGATTAG
- the folE gene encoding GTP cyclohydrolase I FolE, with product MDKARIEAAVREILVAIGENPDRAGLKDTPKRVASMFEEVFSGIGSNPAETISLYPAENATEMIIHRDIPFYSMCEHHLLPFWGFVSIAYIPSNEQVTGFSALARVVRVLAQRPQLQESMTTAIADTLMEKLKPMGAFVVIRAQHLCLMMRGERVHGSWTVTSAVRGALSKQATRMEALMLMDGRT from the coding sequence ATGGACAAGGCCAGAATTGAAGCTGCCGTCCGCGAGATTTTGGTCGCGATCGGAGAAAACCCGGATCGTGCTGGCTTGAAAGACACACCGAAGCGGGTGGCTTCGATGTTCGAAGAGGTCTTCTCAGGTATCGGTTCCAATCCGGCAGAAACGATTTCGCTTTATCCTGCCGAGAATGCGACGGAGATGATCATTCATCGGGATATTCCGTTTTACTCGATGTGTGAACACCACCTCCTGCCGTTCTGGGGATTTGTTTCAATCGCGTACATTCCCTCTAACGAGCAAGTTACAGGGTTTTCCGCCTTGGCGCGGGTGGTTCGTGTTCTGGCACAGCGGCCTCAGCTTCAGGAAAGCATGACCACAGCCATCGCGGATACACTAATGGAGAAGCTGAAACCTATGGGCGCATTCGTCGTCATTCGAGCGCAGCACCTGTGCCTGATGATGCGCGGAGAGCGGGTTCACGGAAGCTGGACGGTGACGTCCGCCGTGCGCGGAGCATTGTCCAAGCAGGCAACGCGGATGGAAGCTCTAATGCTCATGGATGGCCGGACCTAA